The Stenotrophomonas sp. BIO128-Bstrain region TCGCGAAGCGCGAGCATCAGGCTGGCCTGGCAGTCGAACAGGCAGGCGCGCAGTTCCACCCGGTCCACCGGGTGCAGGCCGGCGAGGATGCGGGTGACGGCCGGGTGGGCCAGATCGATGCGGCGGGTGTGCATGCCGAGCAGGCGCTCGTCATGGCCACTGAGGTGCTGCACGAAGTAGATCGGGGCGGCCATCGGATCCTCGCGACACGGCGATGGCGCCGATTGAACACTGCCCCGGGACACGGGGGAATCTCAATGTTTGAATGAAACGCAACCGTCGCGATGACGGCGTCTATCTGCAGCCGAACGCGACGCGCGCTGTCGCGGCACGCCGACAGACGGCGGCCAAGGCCTCAGCCGCTGACGCCCAAGCGCACACCGAACCCGATCAGGAACACCCCTGCCACCCGCCTCAGCCAAAGCCCCACACGCGGGTGCTGGAGAATCCGACGGCGCAGCAGGTTGCCCACCCCGATCAGCACCGAGCAGTACGCCAGCCCCATGACGAAGATGATCAGTGCCATGGTCGCGAACGTCACCACGCCCTGGTGGCGTGCTGGATCGATGAACAGCGGCAGGAAAGCCATGTAGAAGATGATCGCCTTCGGGTTGAGCAGGTTGATCAGCACCGCCTGGCGGAAGTAGTGGCCCGGCGTGAGGCGGATCCCGCCTTCCTCGCCCTGGGCGCGCGGCTGGCGCAACAGGCCGATGCCGATCCATACCAGGTAGGCCGCGCCCAGGTACTGCACCGCGTGGAACACCAGCGGGTTGGCCTTGAGCAATGCAGCCACACCGGCCACCGCCAGCCACATCAGGATCTGATCGCCCAGCAGCAGGCCGAACAACGCCGTGTAGCCGCCACGCACGCCGCCGCGGCCGGTGGCGGTGAGCAGGGTGAACGTGCCCGGGCCCGGCAGGGCCAGGAACACCAGCACGGCAGCAACAAAGGTCCACAGATCCTGGATGCCCATCCACGGCATGGCGGCGACTCGACAACGGGGGAGAGGCATTGTCCGGCAGCCGCGCCCCGGGCGATAGCGTCAGCGCGCGCCGTCCGGCAAGCCGGCCAGCAGGGGCTGCAGCCGTTGTTCGAACATTGCATGCAGCTGGCGGATCGCCGGGGAGAACTGCTTGCGGTGCGGGCACACCAGGTTCAACGGCAGGCTGTCGCCGAGGCCATCGAGCAGCACCTGCAGGCGCCCGGCCTGGACGTCGGCGCAGACATCCAGCCACGACTTGAACACGATGCCTTGCCCGGCCACCGCCCAGCGGCGGACCACGTCGGCATCGTCGCAGACCATGTTGCCGCGCACCGGGATCACCGTGCGCCGGCCATCGGCCTCGAAGCTCCAGCGGTCATACGCACGCCCGGCCAGCTGGTAGAGCAGGCAGTGGTGCTCCTTCAACGCGTCCAGGCTGTCCGGCGTGCCGTGCCGGGCCAGGTAGTCCGGTGAGGCGGCCAGCACCCGCCGATTGCCGGGCAGCAGGGGCAGGGCGACATAGCTGGCGTTGTCGAACCGGCCCAGGCGGAAGGCGATGTCGACCGGATCGCGGAACACATCCGCCACCTGGTCGGACAACTGCAGGCGCAGCTGCAGCTTCGGGTGCGCGGCGCGGAACTCGGTCAGCCACGGCAGCAGCAGGTTGCGGCCCAGGTCCGATGGCGCCGCCACCTGAAGAGTGCCGCGCAGCTCGGCATCCTCGCCACGCACCCGGGCTTCGCCCTCGCGCAGCGCAGCCAGCACCTCCTGCGCGTAGGGCAGATACAGCGCGCCCTCGGCGGTCAGGCGCAGGCTGCGGGTGGAGCGCACGAACAGGCGCAGGTCCAGCTCGCGCTCCAGCCGCGCCACCGCCGCCGCGACCTGGCCGGGCAGCAGGTCGGCCTCGCGCGCGGCGTTGGAGAAGCTGCCCAGCGCCGCCGTGCGGACGAACAGGGCGAGATCGTCAAACCGGACCATTTTCATTCCTGGAGTGAAAGTGCTGCCCGATTTTGCGCCTTTCTCCGCTTGGCGGAGAAGCGCAGTCTGTCCGTCTTCCCCAACGGATCTCCCCCCGATGAAAGCCGTCGCCTATACCCAGCATGGCCTGCCGATCAGCGACCCCGCCGCGCTGGTGGACATCACCCTGCCGATCCCCACGCCTGGCCCACGCGACCTGCGGGTCGAGGTCCGGGCGATCTCGGTAAACCCGGTCGATACCAAGGTCCGCAACGGCGTGGCGGTGACCGAGCCGCGCGTCCTCGGTTTCGACGCGGTCGGCATCGTGGATGCGGTCGGTGACGAGGTGACGCTTTTCCAGCCCGGCGATGCGGTCTTCTATGCCGGTGCGATCGGCCGTGCCGGCAGCAACGCCGAGTACCAGCTGGTGGACGAGCGCATCGTCGGGCACAAACCGTCGAGCCTGGATGACG contains the following coding sequences:
- a CDS encoding LysR family transcriptional regulator; translation: MVRFDDLALFVRTAALGSFSNAAREADLLPGQVAAAVARLERELDLRLFVRSTRSLRLTAEGALYLPYAQEVLAALREGEARVRGEDAELRGTLQVAAPSDLGRNLLLPWLTEFRAAHPKLQLRLQLSDQVADVFRDPVDIAFRLGRFDNASYVALPLLPGNRRVLAASPDYLARHGTPDSLDALKEHHCLLYQLAGRAYDRWSFEADGRRTVIPVRGNMVCDDADVVRRWAVAGQGIVFKSWLDVCADVQAGRLQVLLDGLGDSLPLNLVCPHRKQFSPAIRQLHAMFEQRLQPLLAGLPDGAR
- the leuE gene encoding leucine efflux protein LeuE; this encodes MPWMGIQDLWTFVAAVLVFLALPGPGTFTLLTATGRGGVRGGYTALFGLLLGDQILMWLAVAGVAALLKANPLVFHAVQYLGAAYLVWIGIGLLRQPRAQGEEGGIRLTPGHYFRQAVLINLLNPKAIIFYMAFLPLFIDPARHQGVVTFATMALIIFVMGLAYCSVLIGVGNLLRRRILQHPRVGLWLRRVAGVFLIGFGVRLGVSG